A single genomic interval of Cucumis sativus cultivar 9930 chromosome 7, Cucumber_9930_V3, whole genome shotgun sequence harbors:
- the LOC105436260 gene encoding extensin-3-like gives MQGKMGPPVMLSLVIAVLVVALSLSYTTTAQAHRDSYSSTLTFNDHDHDHDHDHDHDHDHDHDHDHDHDHDHHHYKSPPPPPYKRKSPPPPPPKRDEYLSPPPPPPPKKSPPPPPKKSPPPPPKKSPPPPPKKQDNKSPPPPPPKKDEHEYSSPPPPPKKDEHEYYSPPPPPKKDEHEYSSPPPPPPKKHKDKSALHHDPLTIN, from the coding sequence ATGCAAGGAAAAATGGGTCCTCCTGTAATGCTATCTCTTGTTATTGCAGTTTTGGTGGTGGCTCTAAGCCTATCGTATACAACAACTGCTCAAGCCCACCGGGATTCCTACTCTTCAACACTTACTTTCAACGATCACGATCATGACCACGATCACGACCACGACCACGACCACGACCACGACCACGACCACGATCACGATCACGATCACGATCATCACCATTACAAGTCTCCACCCCCACCTCCATACAAACGGAAATCCCCccctccaccaccaccaaaGAGAGACGAATATCTCTCACCTCCACCACCTCCACCACCAAAAAAGTCTCCTCCACCACCGCCAAAAAAGTCTCCTCCACCACCGCCAAAAAAgtctccaccaccaccaccaaaaAAGCAGGATAACAAGTCACCACCTCCACCGCCACCAAAGAAAGACGAGCATGAGTACTCCTCTCCTCCACCGCCACCAAAGAAAGACGAGCATGAGTACTACTCTCCTCCACCGCCACCAAAGAAAGACGAACATGAGTACTCCtctcctccaccaccaccGCCAAAGAAGCATAAGGACAAGTCAGCCCTCCACCACGATCCCCTCACGATTAATTAG